A window from Erythrolamprus reginae isolate rEryReg1 chromosome 11, rEryReg1.hap1, whole genome shotgun sequence encodes these proteins:
- the LOC139173935 gene encoding phospholipase A2 inhibitor LNF2-like produces MQGSFVIYLLTASITLGFAGSRECTDCQSSGKNCQGSKKPCSTPDQKCSITSWENSLESTTHATKKGCIAPEECDKGLAVLDMGNNKIIQGHVSCCEDNQCDNQSSLPARKMVTTHNKRCPACYSEPQEQKACQEKMMNCTGEDEIYCAEVFLEKKEGGKTITTTMKGCANKVFCEKMNVSAIASPFTLLLNSNCKDATGAVDTTIGSLGLFLSAQAGLLLVTIFS; encoded by the exons ATGCAGGGGTCTTTTGTCATCTACCTTCTTACGGCATCCATTACTCTGG GTTTTGCAGGATCTCGGGAATGTACCGATTGTCAATCAAGTGGAAAGAACTGCCAAGGGAGTAAAAAACCCTGCTCTACTCCAGACCAGAAATGTAGCATCACTTCTTGGGAAAATAGTTTGG AATCCACCACCCATGCCACCAAGAAGGGCTGCATCGCTCCAGAGGAGTGTGACAAGGGATTGGCTGTGCTGGACATGGGCAACAACAAGATCATCCAAGGCCACGTTTCCTGCTGCGAGGACAATCAATGCGACAATCAATCCAGCT tGCCCGCCAGAAAAATGGTAACCACCCACAACAAAAGATGCCCAGCTTGCTATTCTGAGCCTCAGGAACAGAAAGCATGTCAGGAGAAGATGATGAACTGTACTGGAGAAGATGAGATATATTGTGCAGAAGTGTTTCTTGAGAAGAAAGAAG GAGGAAAAACTATAACCACCACAATGAAAGGATGCGCCAATAAGGTTTTCTGTGAGAAGATGAATGTTTCAGCCATTGCTAGCCCCTTTACTTTACTCCTCAATAGCAACTGTAAGGATGCCACCGGGGCAGTTGACACCACAATTGGATCCCTTGGACTCTTCCTCTCGGCCCAGGCTGGGCTCCTGTTGGTGACCATCTTTTCTTGA
- the LOC139174436 gene encoding phospholipase A2 inhibitor NAI-like, with product METSLTVCLLALFIVKGLSLECEECVGLGGCSGNMVTCDFGEDRCSVTHMDLPLGARGPSLTIKACVSSDVCDKGVQVINLGQSKNAVAHLKCCEGEECNNGVRPELPKKAPANGNQCPACLELGETCREEVTNCTGDELYCAEGHLDSQMGIVVRMKGCANKALCGSLAAYEAMAPENSRHHAFQCTTKFPQEFSTDSLRRNVTGPGSSGRVNTIPRWFGLFLTILSGVLLRKLLA from the exons ATGGAGACTTCACTGACTGTCTgccttcttgccctctttattGTCAAAG GGTTATCTCTGGAATGTGAAGAATGCGTTGGACTAGGAGGTTGTTCTGGGAATATGGTGACATGTGATTTTGGAGAAGACAGATGCAGTGTTACTCATATGGACCTCCCATTAG GAGCAAGAGGACCATCCCTGACTATAAAAGCCTGTGTCTCATCCGATGTCTGCGACAAAGGCGTCCAAGTAATTAATCTGGGCCAGTCAAAAAATGCAGTCGCCCACTTGAAATGCTGCGAAGGAGAGGAATGTAACAATGGGGTCCGTCCAG AATTGCCCAAGAAGGCCCCAGCCAATGGAAATCAGTGCCCAGCATGCTTAGAATTGGGAGAAACATGCCGCGAAGAAGTCACTAATTGCACTGGAGATGAGCTGTACTGTGCTGAAGGACATTTGGATTCACAAATGG GTATAGTGGTCCGCATGAAAGGATGTGCAAACAAGGCTCTCTGCGGTAGTCTGGCTGCATATGAAGCCATGGCTCCTGAGAACAGTAGACATCATGCTTTCCAATGCACAACAAAATTCCCACAGGAGTTCTCAACCGACAGCCTACGGCGTAACGTGACTGGTCCAGGGTCCTCTGGGCGTGTTAATACCATTCCCAGATGGTTTGGACTCTTCCTCACAATTCTTTCTGGTGTCCTCCTGAGGAAACTCCTGGCATGA